A genomic region of Streptomyces rimosus contains the following coding sequences:
- a CDS encoding HAD-IIIC family phosphatase, with protein MTGMAGSETAGTTKTAATTGETRPAVKCLVWDLDNTLWQGTLLENDELRLRPGVLKTLRALDERGILQSVASRNDHADAWPRLEALGVAEYFVLPHIGWGRKSDAVRTVAEQLNFAQNTIAFIDDQHTERAEVAYHLPDVRCYDAAEAAGLPDLADFAPTVTTDARRRRAMYQEKFRREAAQSEFNGPDEDFLRSLDMRMRIARADADDLARVEELTLRTSQMNATGVHYSDADLRALLTDPDHEVLVTTVEDRFGSHGAVGVALLERQPASWRLKLLATSCRVVNFGIGTHVLRWIADQAALADVHLEADFRRTERNRIMEVAYRFAGFNSKPCACQDGRAADTDAPADVQRLHLVPQRQAAPTTLTATGPVLWSGDGAEKPWA; from the coding sequence ATGACCGGCATGGCGGGCAGCGAGACGGCAGGGACCACGAAGACCGCGGCCACGACGGGGGAGACCCGCCCGGCGGTGAAGTGCCTGGTCTGGGACCTGGACAACACCCTGTGGCAGGGCACCCTCCTGGAGAACGACGAACTTCGGCTGCGCCCCGGCGTCCTGAAGACGCTGCGCGCCCTCGACGAGCGCGGCATCCTCCAGTCGGTGGCCAGCCGCAACGACCACGCCGACGCCTGGCCCCGGCTGGAGGCGCTGGGCGTCGCCGAGTACTTCGTCCTGCCGCACATCGGCTGGGGCCGCAAGTCGGACGCCGTGCGCACCGTCGCCGAGCAGCTGAACTTCGCCCAGAACACCATCGCGTTCATCGACGACCAGCACACCGAGCGCGCCGAGGTCGCCTACCACCTGCCGGACGTGCGCTGCTACGACGCGGCGGAGGCGGCCGGACTGCCGGACCTCGCCGACTTCGCGCCCACCGTCACCACCGACGCGCGCCGCCGCCGGGCCATGTACCAGGAGAAGTTCCGGCGCGAGGCGGCCCAGAGCGAGTTCAACGGGCCGGACGAGGACTTCCTGCGCTCCCTGGACATGCGGATGCGCATCGCCCGCGCCGACGCGGACGACCTCGCGCGCGTCGAGGAACTGACCCTGCGCACCAGCCAGATGAACGCCACCGGCGTGCACTACTCCGACGCCGACCTGCGCGCCCTGCTCACCGACCCGGACCACGAGGTGCTGGTCACCACCGTCGAGGACCGCTTCGGCTCGCACGGCGCGGTCGGCGTGGCGCTGCTGGAGCGGCAGCCGGCCAGCTGGCGCCTGAAGCTGCTCGCCACCTCCTGCCGGGTGGTCAACTTCGGGATCGGCACCCACGTCCTGCGCTGGATCGCCGACCAGGCCGCCCTGGCGGACGTGCACCTGGAGGCCGACTTCCGGCGCACCGAACGCAACCGGATCATGGAGGTCGCCTACCGGTTCGCGGGCTTCAACTCCAAGCCCTGCGCCTGCCAGGACGGCCGCGCGGCGGACACGGACGCCCCGGCGGACGTCCAGCGCCTGCACCTGGTGCCGCAGCGGCAGGCCGCCCCCACGACGCTCACCGCGACGGGCCCGGTCCTGTGGTCCGGCGACGGCGCGGAAAAACCGTGGGCATGA
- a CDS encoding 3-oxoacyl-[acyl-carrier-protein] synthase III C-terminal domain-containing protein → MTTTHTGGGTDTGGGSDAAVGVGAVHCLLPDELIPVEKLDEIGQLPREEADFALGCGIRTVGRFADEPGAASLAARAVRELRERDTAAPDPDVLVVVGARAPEVLLGSDSGRIASEAGLTKAFSFVLDGLGCTGSSSAWSLARDLLVADPSRQSVMIAHASRPVALDRVRHPVTVVGDGAFAMTLVRGGRPVLRAHRQHTDGRFHDLLQVDYKNAPWYEWREEVNSADRYRFELALHSQQHLKRLVGQVLQDAGVERERIAATLMQNVTAPAFQFYETLLGLPIHPVCTDHLQAYGHLGAMDVVLNLDRLLARGELAPGDLVLVLNNSPVAAWAVTLWEV, encoded by the coding sequence ATGACGACGACGCACACGGGCGGCGGCACGGACACGGGCGGGGGCAGCGATGCGGCCGTCGGGGTGGGGGCCGTGCACTGCCTCCTGCCCGACGAGCTGATACCCGTCGAGAAGCTGGACGAGATCGGCCAACTGCCGCGCGAAGAAGCGGACTTCGCGCTCGGCTGCGGCATCCGTACGGTCGGCCGGTTCGCCGACGAGCCCGGGGCGGCGAGCCTCGCCGCCCGCGCCGTCCGCGAGCTGCGCGAACGCGACACCGCGGCGCCCGACCCCGATGTTCTGGTGGTCGTCGGCGCCCGCGCCCCCGAGGTGCTGCTCGGCTCCGACTCCGGCCGGATCGCGTCCGAGGCCGGGCTCACGAAGGCGTTCTCCTTCGTCCTGGACGGCCTGGGCTGTACGGGCTCCAGCTCGGCCTGGTCGCTGGCCCGCGACCTCCTCGTCGCCGACCCGTCCCGGCAGTCCGTCATGATCGCGCACGCCAGCCGCCCGGTCGCGCTGGACCGGGTGCGCCACCCGGTCACCGTCGTCGGCGACGGCGCCTTCGCCATGACCCTGGTGCGCGGCGGCCGCCCCGTACTGCGCGCCCACCGCCAGCACACCGACGGCCGCTTCCACGACCTCCTCCAGGTCGACTACAAGAACGCCCCCTGGTACGAGTGGCGCGAGGAGGTCAACTCCGCCGACCGCTACCGCTTCGAACTGGCCCTGCACAGCCAGCAGCACCTCAAGCGCCTGGTCGGGCAGGTCCTCCAGGACGCGGGCGTGGAGCGGGAGCGGATCGCCGCCACCCTCATGCAGAACGTCACCGCGCCGGCCTTCCAGTTCTACGAGACCCTCCTCGGCCTGCCCATCCACCCCGTGTGCACCGACCACCTCCAGGCGTACGGCCACCTCGGCGCCATGGACGTGGTCCTCAACCTGGACCGGCTGCTGGCCCGCGGCGAACTGGCGCCCGGCGACCTCGTCCTCGTCCTGAACAACAGCCCGGTCGCGGCGTGGGCCGTGACCCTCTGGGAGGTATGA
- a CDS encoding MFS transporter: MTEGTGAHVSRGRFTPFGRLWASTAVSALGDGVRLTALPLLALSLTTDPLLISLVTVANWLPLLLSPLAGVWADLADRRSLLIGVDLLRAAAVLVLTLTVATGSVSLPVVCAVAAVLGLGETVHVVASQSYLPMVVDSGRLATANGRLHVAQLIFRDSAGQPLGSLAFVAGAGLPFLIDGVSFLLGVALLVSLPRFPAPSGRTGPGDAPRWRTMILDGVRLLRTDRLLATLAGMLGALNFFMGVTGTLEVLYVVRWLGLPEAAFGVFLAVGALGGIAGGLLNSRLADRFGLFPAALGGMVLMGVAMLLTGLVRHALAAAAGFALMALGAAVYQALTVSFRQATTPPDQLGRLNGVYRLVGTGTIPLGALAGGAVAKLVDVNIPYVAAGAGVLLLFALVARPVVRMGAAQRQRAEAPAAPAEAAS, translated from the coding sequence ATGACGGAGGGCACGGGCGCGCACGTCTCCCGCGGCCGCTTCACGCCCTTCGGGCGGCTGTGGGCGTCCACCGCGGTCTCCGCGCTGGGCGACGGCGTACGGCTCACCGCCCTGCCACTGCTCGCCCTCTCCCTGACCACCGACCCGCTGCTGATCTCCCTGGTGACAGTCGCCAACTGGCTGCCGCTGCTGCTGTCGCCGCTGGCCGGCGTCTGGGCGGACCTGGCCGACCGGCGCTCGCTGCTGATCGGCGTCGACCTGCTGCGGGCCGCCGCGGTCCTGGTCCTCACCCTGACCGTGGCCACCGGTTCGGTGAGCCTGCCGGTGGTCTGCGCGGTGGCGGCGGTGCTCGGGCTGGGCGAGACGGTGCACGTCGTCGCGTCCCAGTCGTATCTGCCGATGGTGGTGGACTCCGGCCGTCTCGCCACCGCCAACGGGCGGCTCCACGTGGCGCAGCTGATCTTCCGCGACTCCGCGGGGCAGCCGCTCGGCAGCCTCGCCTTCGTCGCCGGCGCGGGTCTGCCGTTCCTGATCGACGGGGTGTCGTTCCTGCTGGGCGTGGCCCTGCTGGTCAGCCTGCCGCGCTTCCCCGCGCCCTCCGGCCGTACGGGGCCGGGCGACGCGCCGCGCTGGCGCACCATGATCCTGGACGGCGTACGCCTTCTCCGCACCGACCGGTTGCTGGCCACCCTCGCGGGCATGCTCGGCGCGCTCAACTTCTTCATGGGCGTCACCGGCACCCTCGAAGTCCTCTACGTGGTGCGATGGCTCGGCCTCCCGGAGGCTGCCTTCGGTGTCTTCCTGGCGGTCGGCGCGCTCGGCGGCATCGCGGGCGGACTGCTCAACTCGCGGCTGGCCGACCGCTTCGGGCTCTTCCCCGCCGCGCTCGGCGGCATGGTCCTGATGGGCGTCGCGATGCTGCTCACCGGCCTGGTGCGGCACGCGCTCGCCGCGGCCGCCGGCTTCGCCCTCATGGCGCTCGGCGCCGCCGTCTACCAGGCGCTGACCGTCTCCTTCCGCCAGGCCACCACCCCGCCCGACCAGCTGGGCCGCCTCAACGGCGTCTACCGCCTGGTGGGCACCGGCACCATCCCGCTGGGCGCGCTGGCGGGCGGCGCGGTGGCCAAGCTGGTCGACGTCAACATCCCGTACGTGGCCGCCGGAGCCGGTGTGCTGCTGCTCTTCGCGCTGGTCGCGCGGCCGGTCGTACGGATGGGCGCGGCGCAGCGGCAGCGCGCCGAGGCCCCGGCGGCACCGGCGGAGGCCGCTTCGTGA
- a CDS encoding 3-hydroxyacyl-CoA dehydrogenase family protein: MTNGKTTDETTGRTMVDEEWGDGRLAIVGAGVMGTALATLAVGRGLPVLLTDVSKEQLERARGAVRQQLRHARLLGKLPKGPDGELITDTTVAGLESAAAVIEAVTETTEAKTEALAAISAAVRPGTLIASNTSAVPVDELAGYTQRPEDVVGTHFMNPPYLIRAVEVIRGPRTGDAAMATLDRLLTALDREAIVVGDGPGFVSNRILMRVINDAARLVAEGRASAESVDRVFTGCFGHRTGPLATADLIGLDNIVDTLKVLHDRTGDDGYRACDLLLEKVRDGDFGHKTGNGFYSYGGTRA, translated from the coding sequence GTGACCAACGGCAAAACGACCGACGAGACGACCGGTAGGACGATGGTGGACGAGGAATGGGGCGACGGCCGGCTGGCCATCGTCGGAGCCGGTGTGATGGGTACGGCACTGGCCACGCTCGCCGTGGGCCGCGGCCTGCCGGTGCTGCTCACCGACGTGTCGAAGGAGCAGCTGGAGCGGGCCCGCGGCGCGGTGCGCCAGCAGCTGCGCCACGCCCGGCTGCTGGGCAAGCTGCCCAAGGGCCCGGACGGTGAGCTGATCACCGACACCACCGTCGCGGGCCTGGAGTCCGCGGCGGCCGTCATCGAGGCGGTCACCGAGACCACCGAGGCCAAGACCGAGGCGCTGGCCGCCATCTCGGCCGCCGTCCGGCCCGGCACGCTCATCGCCTCCAACACCTCGGCCGTGCCGGTCGACGAGCTGGCCGGCTACACCCAGCGGCCCGAGGACGTCGTCGGCACCCACTTCATGAACCCGCCCTACCTGATCCGCGCGGTCGAGGTGATCCGCGGCCCGCGCACCGGCGACGCGGCGATGGCCACGCTGGACCGGCTGCTGACCGCCCTGGACCGGGAGGCGATCGTGGTCGGCGACGGCCCCGGCTTCGTCTCCAACCGCATCCTGATGCGGGTGATCAACGACGCGGCCCGGCTGGTCGCCGAGGGCCGCGCCTCCGCCGAGTCCGTCGACCGCGTCTTCACCGGCTGCTTCGGGCACCGTACGGGGCCGCTGGCCACCGCGGACCTGATCGGCCTGGACAACATCGTCGACACCCTCAAGGTGCTGCACGACCGCACCGGCGACGACGGATACCGCGCCTGCGACCTGCTCCTGGAGAAGGTCCGCGACGGCGACTTCGGCCACAAGACCGGCAACGGCTTCTACTCCTACGGAGGAACGCGCGCATGA
- a CDS encoding amino acid adenylation domain-containing protein, which yields MNRPPTEDSTPAPTPASFPVDPVRQEPALEDRTLHQWFADSARRWPDAPALELGEQVLSYGDLHRRAAALAARVLDELPTEGTAGPPARIALVASRTVATYVAYLAIQRLGASAVPLNADHPLPRNLDIARRAGVGAVLVGEEHRATFADLPGDFRPAVTVVPADGDGLPEPPEGALPAAPADPETEAYLLFTSGSTGRPKGVPIRHRNVSPYIAYNIARYDAGPGCRLSQTFGLTFDPSVYDLFVAWGSGATVVVPDQDELYRPVDYVVRRRLTHWFSVPSLVTTAQRYGNLPLGQVTTLRHSCFSAEPVTAQLTALWQQVAPGTRIHNLYGPTELTITCTDHDLTDAPDAAGSSNGTVPIGQPYPHMEAVLLDEDGNPCDDGELCVRGAQRFDGYLDPADNAERFVHYEPGVPAVPYDGTGPLTRAHWYRTGDRVRREDGRLVHRGRLDSQVKIMGHRVELGEVEAAMRRHPEVTEAAVVAVTVKDEVRLLAAYLGKEMGAHEFGHWLRRHVPLHMVPRRIRRLEELPHNDNGKLNRARLAELLA from the coding sequence GTGAACCGCCCGCCCACCGAAGACAGCACCCCCGCCCCGACCCCCGCTTCGTTCCCCGTGGACCCCGTACGCCAGGAGCCCGCCTTGGAAGACCGCACCCTCCACCAGTGGTTCGCCGACTCCGCCCGCCGGTGGCCCGACGCCCCGGCCCTCGAACTGGGCGAGCAGGTCCTGAGCTACGGCGACCTGCACCGCAGGGCGGCGGCCCTGGCGGCCCGCGTCCTCGACGAGCTGCCCACCGAGGGCACGGCGGGTCCGCCCGCCCGGATCGCGCTGGTCGCCTCCCGGACGGTGGCCACCTACGTCGCGTACCTGGCCATCCAGCGCCTCGGCGCCTCCGCCGTCCCCCTCAACGCGGACCACCCGCTGCCCCGCAACCTCGACATCGCCCGCCGCGCCGGGGTCGGCGCGGTCCTCGTCGGCGAGGAGCACCGGGCCACGTTCGCCGATCTGCCCGGCGACTTCCGGCCCGCGGTGACCGTCGTCCCGGCGGACGGCGACGGCCTCCCGGAGCCGCCGGAGGGCGCCCTGCCCGCGGCCCCGGCCGACCCGGAGACGGAGGCGTACCTGCTGTTCACCTCCGGCTCGACGGGCCGCCCCAAGGGCGTGCCGATCCGCCACCGCAACGTCTCCCCGTACATCGCGTACAACATCGCCCGCTACGACGCGGGCCCCGGCTGCCGGCTCTCGCAGACCTTCGGCCTGACCTTCGACCCGTCCGTCTACGACCTGTTCGTGGCCTGGGGCTCCGGCGCCACCGTCGTCGTGCCGGACCAGGACGAGCTGTACCGGCCGGTGGACTACGTGGTACGCCGCCGGCTCACCCACTGGTTCTCCGTACCGTCCCTGGTCACCACCGCCCAGCGCTACGGCAACCTGCCGCTGGGACAGGTCACCACGCTCCGCCACAGCTGCTTCAGCGCCGAGCCGGTCACCGCGCAGCTGACCGCGCTGTGGCAGCAGGTGGCGCCCGGCACCCGTATCCACAACCTCTACGGACCGACCGAGCTGACCATCACCTGCACCGACCACGACCTCACCGACGCCCCGGACGCGGCGGGCAGCTCCAACGGCACGGTCCCCATCGGGCAGCCGTACCCGCACATGGAAGCCGTCCTCCTGGACGAGGACGGGAACCCGTGCGACGACGGGGAACTGTGCGTGCGCGGCGCCCAGCGCTTCGACGGCTACCTGGACCCGGCCGACAACGCCGAACGCTTCGTCCACTACGAGCCGGGCGTGCCCGCCGTCCCCTACGACGGCACCGGCCCGCTCACCCGCGCCCACTGGTACCGCACCGGCGACCGGGTCCGCCGGGAGGACGGCCGGCTGGTGCACCGCGGGCGGCTGGACAGCCAGGTCAAGATCATGGGGCACCGGGTGGAGCTGGGCGAGGTGGAGGCCGCGATGCGGCGCCACCCCGAGGTGACCGAGGCCGCCGTGGTGGCCGTCACCGTCAAAGACGAGGTACGGCTGCTCGCCGCCTACCTGGGCAAGGAGATGGGCGCCCACGAGTTCGGCCACTGGCTGCGCCGGCACGTCCCGCTGCACATGGTGCCGCGCCGCATCCGGCGCCTGGAGGAACTGCCGCACAACGACAACGGCAAGCTCAACCGCGCCCGGCTCGCCGAGCTGCTGGCGTGA
- a CDS encoding acyl-CoA dehydrogenase family protein, producing MTAQATADGARAALGELVGDRAEEWDLAGRIPAETVREAARRGLLCAQVAAEHGGLGLDSRANGELTAYAGSLCSSLRSLMTSQGMAAWTVQRFGTAAQRGMFLPRLTGGETAGVAFSESGAGSDLSAMRTEIRREGDTVHVTGAKVWVTGAAYASLLVVFGTYGSGAAVVVVPADAPGVRIERVPDPMGCRAAGHADVHLDGVRVPADHLLSGAGLPVALLATTALTYGRLSVAWGCAGILRACLDSAAAHARTREQFGKPLADHQLVARHLAELAVAEQVALRCCEHASACWDENRPELGTQAVVAKYVASREAVQGAATAVQVLASRGARDGHPVARAYRDAKLMEIIEGSTEISQLLLADHVRTGRG from the coding sequence GTGACGGCACAGGCGACCGCGGACGGCGCCCGCGCCGCGCTCGGCGAACTCGTCGGCGACCGCGCCGAGGAGTGGGACCTGGCCGGCCGCATCCCCGCGGAGACCGTACGGGAAGCGGCCCGGCGCGGACTGCTGTGCGCGCAGGTCGCCGCGGAACACGGCGGCCTCGGCCTGGACAGCCGGGCCAACGGCGAGCTGACCGCGTACGCCGGGTCGCTGTGCAGTTCGCTGCGCTCGCTGATGACCTCGCAGGGCATGGCCGCCTGGACCGTCCAGCGCTTCGGCACGGCGGCCCAGCGCGGCATGTTCCTGCCCCGGCTCACCGGCGGTGAGACGGCCGGTGTGGCGTTCTCCGAGAGCGGCGCGGGCAGCGACCTGTCGGCGATGCGCACGGAGATCCGCCGCGAGGGCGACACCGTGCACGTCACCGGCGCGAAGGTGTGGGTGACCGGCGCCGCCTACGCGAGCCTGCTGGTGGTCTTCGGGACGTACGGCTCCGGCGCGGCCGTGGTGGTCGTACCGGCCGACGCGCCGGGCGTGCGCATCGAGCGGGTGCCGGACCCGATGGGCTGCCGGGCCGCGGGCCACGCCGACGTCCACCTCGACGGCGTACGGGTGCCCGCCGATCACCTGCTGTCCGGCGCCGGGCTGCCGGTCGCCCTGCTCGCCACCACCGCGCTGACCTACGGGCGGCTCTCCGTCGCCTGGGGCTGCGCGGGCATCCTGCGGGCGTGCCTGGACAGCGCGGCGGCGCACGCGCGCACCCGCGAGCAGTTCGGCAAGCCGCTCGCCGACCACCAGCTGGTCGCCCGGCACCTGGCCGAACTGGCCGTCGCCGAGCAAGTCGCGCTGCGCTGCTGCGAGCACGCCAGCGCCTGCTGGGACGAGAACCGTCCGGAGCTGGGCACCCAGGCGGTGGTCGCCAAGTACGTCGCCTCCCGGGAAGCCGTCCAGGGCGCCGCCACGGCCGTCCAGGTGCTGGCCTCCCGCGGGGCGCGCGACGGCCACCCGGTGGCGCGGGCGTACCGCGACGCCAAACTCATGGAAATCATCGAGGGCAGCACGGAGATCAGCCAGCTGCTCCTCGCGGACCACGTACGGACGGGCCGGGGATGA
- a CDS encoding acyl carrier protein, translated as MTTVDNQDAATSPGAAAVQERLVAFLGERTGGDWAVDQDLFASGAFSSLFSLELLQYVEQEFQVTVEGDDLTLDNFRTVPAITALVQRLRGEGAAGA; from the coding sequence ATGACCACCGTCGACAACCAGGACGCGGCGACTTCACCCGGCGCCGCGGCGGTACAGGAGCGCCTGGTGGCGTTCCTGGGCGAGCGCACCGGCGGCGACTGGGCCGTGGACCAGGACCTGTTCGCCTCCGGGGCGTTCTCCTCGCTGTTCTCCCTGGAACTGCTCCAGTACGTCGAGCAGGAGTTCCAGGTCACCGTCGAGGGCGACGACCTGACCCTGGACAACTTCCGTACTGTGCCCGCCATCACCGCGCTGGTCCAGCGGCTGCGCGGCGAAGGAGCGGCGGGCGCGTGA
- a CDS encoding 4'-phosphopantetheinyl transferase family protein — protein sequence MGASGRPWATVAGTDEVLGLVPAYERLLTGVERRRADAMRAASARADFVAAHVLVRLCAARLLDRPADTLVLEQRCPGCGSGEHGRPSLAGLPQVSVSLSHTTGVVAAAAGHEPVGIDVERRRLPDGIRGAAGRVLSTAERAAMREHADPDAYFLRQWVRKECFIKLGRTTLGGLAAVDLSGLPGPDEAVEVPSRHGDLYVLDHTDARRDAVAAVVSTARPRIGALPSPAVPERPAALEGPLT from the coding sequence ATGGGGGCGAGCGGACGGCCGTGGGCGACGGTGGCGGGCACGGACGAGGTGCTGGGGCTGGTTCCGGCGTACGAGCGGCTGCTCACCGGGGTCGAGCGGCGGCGCGCTGACGCGATGCGGGCCGCGAGCGCACGGGCCGACTTCGTCGCCGCGCACGTGCTGGTGCGGCTCTGCGCGGCCCGGCTGCTGGACCGGCCCGCCGATACCCTCGTACTGGAACAGCGCTGCCCCGGCTGCGGCTCCGGCGAGCACGGGCGGCCGTCGCTGGCCGGGCTGCCGCAGGTGTCCGTGAGCCTGTCGCACACCACGGGCGTGGTGGCCGCGGCGGCGGGCCACGAACCGGTCGGGATCGACGTGGAGCGGCGCAGGCTGCCGGACGGCATACGGGGCGCGGCGGGCCGGGTGCTGAGCACGGCCGAGCGGGCGGCGATGCGCGAACACGCCGATCCGGACGCGTACTTCCTGCGCCAGTGGGTGCGCAAGGAGTGCTTCATCAAGCTCGGAAGGACGACGCTGGGCGGGCTGGCCGCCGTCGATCTCTCGGGCCTGCCGGGGCCGGACGAAGCAGTGGAAGTCCCGTCCCGCCACGGCGATCTGTACGTGCTCGACCACACGGACGCGCGCCGCGACGCGGTCGCCGCCGTGGTGAGCACGGCGCGTCCCCGGATCGGCGCGCTGCCTTCGCCCGCTGTTCCGGAGCGCCCGGCCGCCCTGGAGGGCCCGCTCACCTGA